GAACCCATGTTCATTTTAATACACAAAAAATATTCTGTCAAACTTTTTATAATCTACTCATCATTGATTTTATTAAAATAGTTTTTGTTATTTCCTTTTTTGTTAAAAAATTCAATCATTACTATCATAAAAAATATAAAAGAGCTCATTTTGAAATATTGTTTTTAAAAATATTCTTTTCTTTATTATCAGTTATTTTAGTAATTATAATACAAATCTATAGAAAATAATTTATGAAACCGCATTTTAACAGGCTATCTCCTTTGCACATTAGAAAGGAAAACTGCTGTAATATTTTCAATTATTTAATTTTTGTTATATAATTCAAAATATCTGTTTATACCAAACTGAGGTTAAAATGAAATTTTTTACAATCCTTGGAATTATATTATTAGGTATAATAATCATAATGACACTTTTTCTCTTTGCTGCTACCATAAATCATAAAAATAAATTAGACCAGGAATATATCGAATATCCGCCCCCAGGTAAATTGTTTGAGGTGAATAATAAAAGCATACATGTGTATGCAGCTGGACAAGGTGATAGCACCCTGGTATTTTTAGCCGGTCATGGAACCTGTTGTCCAATAATTGATTTTAAACCTTTATGGATGAGGTTAAAAGATGATTATAAAATAGTAATTGTTGAAAGGGCTGGTTATGGCTGGAGTGAGACCTCAAACAATCCAAGAGATATAGATACTCTACTTGAAGAAACAAGAAAGGCCTTAGAGCTCGCCGGAAAAAAAGGGCCTTATGTACTTGTTGCACATTCCATGTCTGGTCTGGAAGCCATTTATTGGGCTCAAAGATATCCCAGTGAAGTTAAGGCAATTATAGGAATTGATCCACTGGTTTCTGATTTTGTTGAAAACTATCTCGAATTACCACCCGGGATTAAATTATCATTCATGTATTTCATATCAAGAATTGGCCTTTCCAGGTTTATGTCAAAGAATGAGCTGGA
The Atribacterota bacterium DNA segment above includes these coding regions:
- a CDS encoding alpha/beta hydrolase; amino-acid sequence: MKFFTILGIILLGIIIIMTLFLFAATINHKNKLDQEYIEYPPPGKLFEVNNKSIHVYAAGQGDSTLVFLAGHGTCCPIIDFKPLWMRLKDDYKIVIVERAGYGWSETSNNPRDIDTLLEETRKALELAGKKGPYVLVAHSMSGLEAIYWAQRYPSEVKAIIGIDPLVSDFVENYLELPPGIKLSFMYFISRIGLSRFMSKNELEKSFPLVKSNNLSAEDKQVLLALFYKSSYTKNMLNEIKYLTENAKKVKANNIPVNTPMYFFISDGKEVTDADWRGLLSDYVSQTEYGKYKFLDSGHYIHNQQP